Proteins co-encoded in one Vicia villosa cultivar HV-30 ecotype Madison, WI unplaced genomic scaffold, Vvil1.0 ctg.000567F_1_1, whole genome shotgun sequence genomic window:
- the LOC131629464 gene encoding uncharacterized protein LOC131629464 yields the protein MVLVRLVICVLFQCVVDYGCFCGLTFYVPYGIFRSSPKLKMDILTDTVKERTRHTRAYKIPGIDVSGLIGLSSQLEGEVLRDFNHDYGNLLSILSTFFDPMALITLFQFYDPQLRCFTFQDYQLVPTLEEFSYILNIRSTDDVPFIRVPEVVKFEKIAEALHMGIKEVERNWKSSGGVPSFYLCFLISRAEDATKKEQWVDFSRLLAIMIYGIVLFPSRENFVSLAAICVFMNKNPVPTLLADAYFSIHSRSKKGGYVVGSCLPLLYRWFMLHLPVRGPFVLKKSSLKWSDRIANLTSYDIRWNYCVGKIWNIITSCGQYPNVPLMGTRGCISYNPTLAYRQLG from the exons atggttcttgttcgattGGTGATCTgcgttctattccagtgtgttgttgACTATGGGTGTTTCTGTGGATTGACATTCTATGTTCCGTATG GGATATTCAGGAGTTCACCCAAGCTGAAGATGGACATTCTCACTGATACTGTCAAAGAACGCACGAGGCATACCAGAGCTTACAAGATTCCGGGTATTGATGTTTCGGGGTTGATTGGTTTGAGTTCTCAGTTGGAAGGGGAGGTTCTCCGTGACTTTAATCATGATTATGGCAATTTGCTCTCCATCCTCAGTACATTTTTCGATCCAATGGCTTTGATCACCTtatttcagttctatgatccacaGTTGAGGTGTTTTACATTTCAGGACTATCAACTGGTGCCAACACTCGAGGAGTTTTCTTACATACTCAACATCCGAAGCACTGATGATGTACCTTTCATTCGAGTTCCCGAGGTTGTGAAATTTGAAAAAATAGCTGAAGCTCTTCACATGGGTATAAAGGAGGTAGAAAGAAATTGGAAGTCATCGGGCGGTGTTCCTAGTTTCTATCTTTGCTTTTTGATTAGTAGGGCTGAGGATGCGACTAAGAAGGAGCAGTGGGTTGATTTTAGTCGTTTGCTTGCTATCATGATTTATGGTATTGTCTTATTCCCTTCAAGAGAGAACTTTGTGAGTTTGGCGGCGATTTGTGTCTTTATGAACAAAAACCCCGTGCCAACGTTGCTTGCAGATGCTTATTTTTCGATCCATTCGAGAAGTAAGAAGGGAGGATATGTTGTTGGTTCTTGTCTTCCGTTGTTGTATCGGTGGTTCATGTTGCATTTGCCGGTGAGAGGGCCTTttgtgctcaagaagagttctcttAAGTGGTCAGATAGGATTGCTAACCTCACATCTTATGACATCAGGTGGAACTATTGTGTGGGGAAGATTTGGAACATCATCACTAGTTGCGGTCAATATCCCAACGTTCCTCTCATGGGAACCAGGGGTTGTATTAGCTATAATCCCACGCTCGCCTACCGTCAATTGGGATAG